From one Leptospira noumeaensis genomic stretch:
- a CDS encoding IS3 family transposase, with amino-acid sequence MKKVNRHFHKGLTTKIGKYQFIKDNKSCFKVVKMCKALEVSKSGFYNWKNRKLSRRKVFNLLLLTEIKQIHTESFEIYGSPKIHKILLSKGYLCNKKLVERLMKITNLRSKTVKKFHPTTTKSNHGKSISPNLLKRNFTSKMPGCVWCSDITYLEINGRWFYLTTIIDLYNREIVGWELSESLETNSLISCLDKAVKLHKPKRNCIFHSDRGIQYASKEFRMKLNDNKMKQSMSRKGDCWDNAVSESFFKTLKSELIRHVKFKSIEEAKKNLFFYIEIFYNRKRIHSTLGFTSPIAFRKLYEKRCA; translated from the coding sequence ATTAAAAAAGTCAATCGGCATTTTCACAAAGGACTCACGACAAAAATAGGAAAGTATCAGTTTATCAAAGATAACAAATCCTGTTTTAAAGTGGTGAAAATGTGCAAGGCGTTAGAAGTCTCAAAGAGTGGTTTTTATAATTGGAAAAATCGAAAGTTAAGTAGAAGAAAAGTATTTAATTTACTCTTACTTACTGAGATAAAACAAATTCATACGGAGTCATTTGAAATTTATGGAAGTCCTAAGATACATAAAATTCTGTTATCAAAGGGGTATCTATGTAACAAGAAACTAGTTGAACGTTTGATGAAAATAACTAATTTACGTAGTAAAACTGTCAAAAAGTTTCATCCCACTACCACTAAGTCAAATCACGGTAAAAGTATATCACCCAATTTATTAAAGAGGAATTTCACAAGCAAAATGCCTGGCTGTGTTTGGTGTTCAGACATTACCTATCTAGAAATTAATGGTAGATGGTTTTATCTAACAACTATTATAGATTTGTATAATAGGGAAATAGTCGGCTGGGAATTAAGTGAGAGCTTAGAAACAAATTCTTTAATTTCGTGTTTAGATAAAGCGGTTAAACTTCATAAACCAAAACGAAACTGTATTTTTCACTCTGATCGGGGAATTCAATATGCCTCGAAAGAATTCAGAATGAAATTGAATGACAATAAGATGAAGCAAAGCATGAGTAGGAAAGGTGATTGTTGGGACAACGCAGTTTCTGAGTCCTTTTTCAAAACGTTAAAGTCTGAATTAATTAGGCATGTTAAATTTAAAAGTATAGAAGAAGCAAAGAAGAATCTCTTCTTTTATATCGAAATATTCTACAATCGAAAAAGAATCCATTCTACTTTAGGCTTTACTTCCCCTATTGCATTTAGAAAGTTATATGAAAAGCGATGTGCTTAA
- a CDS encoding transposase, with protein sequence MNRERRGYPHEFKIESVKRYLENGRRAKYTADELGIPESTLREWRDKYMTEIKKETSPVTVKQGKKEFESILKEKEKRIQQLEEEVQILKKSIGIFTKDSRQK encoded by the coding sequence ATGAATCGCGAAAGAAGAGGCTATCCTCATGAGTTTAAAATTGAATCGGTAAAACGTTATCTAGAAAATGGAAGAAGAGCCAAATATACTGCAGACGAATTAGGTATACCTGAATCGACTCTTAGGGAATGGAGAGATAAATATATGACTGAAATCAAAAAAGAAACTAGTCCAGTTACAGTTAAACAGGGGAAAAAAGAATTTGAGTCCATTCTTAAAGAAAAGGAGAAACGAATCCAGCAACTTGAAGAAGAGGTTCAGATATTAAAAAAGTCAATCGGCATTTTCACAAAGGACTCACGACAAAAATAG
- a CDS encoding sensor histidine kinase, translating into MLPFYNRYDKKIYHGTVFSLNSYCSEIFGDKCIRHYEKINKPGISICPYGYNTIVTDILKNKIYSSLLIKDKFNDKKLSSIKSKNNFLTEEEVRKAISVESNQEATLLQINDDKALITDVFHEVRKINRDLVTQSTELSKILHEQYNDDDATSHLNLIRNILASTNLLSIRLDSYEYFHNPEAITTAKLSNISIYKKFDKVKKILYTTCKFKKIQINLNGYSKMTINGFQIFDILPYILIDNAVKYSPSMEEINITFDDKLKKIEIENIGPEIDPTELQKLSQKGFRPKNSLGYQGTGTGLFLAKQICKLHNIEISFNSKFAYKVSSINENHHKFNVTLDFRNVV; encoded by the coding sequence ATGCTTCCATTCTATAACCGATATGATAAAAAAATATATCACGGAACTGTATTCTCATTAAATTCATACTGTAGCGAGATCTTTGGTGATAAATGCATAAGGCACTATGAAAAAATTAATAAACCAGGTATAAGTATATGTCCATATGGTTATAACACGATAGTCACAGATATCCTCAAAAATAAAATCTACAGCTCCCTCTTAATCAAAGATAAATTTAACGATAAGAAATTATCATCAATCAAAAGTAAAAACAATTTTCTCACAGAAGAAGAGGTAAGAAAAGCAATATCTGTAGAATCAAATCAAGAAGCTACATTGTTACAAATAAATGATGACAAAGCACTAATAACGGATGTTTTTCACGAAGTTCGTAAAATCAATAGAGACTTGGTCACTCAAAGTACCGAATTATCGAAAATATTACATGAACAATATAACGATGACGATGCAACAAGCCATTTAAATTTGATTCGAAATATTCTTGCATCGACGAACCTCTTATCTATCAGATTAGATTCGTATGAATATTTTCACAATCCAGAGGCGATCACGACTGCCAAATTATCAAATATATCAATATACAAGAAATTTGATAAAGTTAAAAAAATTCTCTATACAACATGCAAATTTAAAAAAATTCAAATAAACCTAAATGGATATTCAAAGATGACAATCAACGGATTCCAAATATTTGATATTCTACCATATATTCTAATTGATAATGCCGTCAAATATTCACCATCGATGGAAGAAATAAATATAACTTTTGATGATAAATTAAAAAAAATTGAAATTGAAAATATTGGTCCAGAAATAGATCCCACAGAATTACAAAAACTTTCACAGAAGGGATTTCGCCCAAAAAATTCGCTAGGTTATCAAGGCACTGGAACAGGATTATTTTTAGCAAAGCAGATTTGTAAGCTACACAATATAGAAATAAGCTTTAATAGTAAATTCGCATACAAAGTTTCAAGTATAAATGAAAATCACCATAAATTTAATGTAACTTTAGATTTTCGAAACGTCGTATAA